One window from the genome of Babylonia areolata isolate BAREFJ2019XMU chromosome 13, ASM4173473v1, whole genome shotgun sequence encodes:
- the LOC143289251 gene encoding uncharacterized protein LOC143289251 — translation MKSQQVSRVDLSLDDIIKMDGLGQPQEQSKGGNNRGQGNQRGKGQGQRGFRMSGQQGGGGPGFSGVSPLNRGKEVSGGSTMNNRPQTTGGGGQRNNGRAWTMKRGGQWGGSAFSGGTNRTLTRQMNNRNYNSNRPQHTSAQGGTQGGNQLYNRGRAGPQLNRRGKMSTVTGPRQGQGGIASNFRHAGIGHDQSQGQGGGGGIGQDTLRITVAQTSLQNVRGQRPVDQSSLSNVRGQRPSHQGVKQITFDEKRRMAMQALREARKTIAQLDQQAARQQVVNSRRGITSQPSGQGPGQLYQSQGDGRYTSSLPLALDSSPSSSSDSELPGRQITSFNLPSASACLPGHKRWQQKSSERDHFDSTLTISIDNSAPFVSHSDFPPAPGSPRCPSPHRSHSAPHHGRQLWSQASPDRRRQHSQQPSSRHSDDHHQQYQHPSLANRRHSDSRPSHFLAPPQEDGAERDIEGLDMRRGATQGFSRQLAQLKPTVSMKYMFQKKSFSSASTPVSLNDRFSDPASDDPADRKVFM, via the exons ATGAAGTCTCAGCAAGTCAGCAGAGTGGATCTTTCTCTTG ATGATATCATCAAGATGGATGGACTTGGTCAGCCACAAGAACAGAGCAAAGGGGGGAACAATCGAGGGCAAGGCAACCAGCGTGGCAAAGGTCAGGGTCAGAGAGGGTTCAGGATGTCAGGACAGCAAGGAGGAGGGGGCCCAGGGTTTAGCGGAGTGAGTCCCCTGAACAGAGGCAAG GAGGTGTCAGGGGGCAGCACCATGAACAACAGACCACAGACTACAGGTGGGGGCGGTCAGCGGAACAACGGCCGGGCTTGGACCATGAAGCGTGGTGGACAGTGGGGAGGGTCAGCATTCTCAGGGGGCACAAACCGCACCCTCACACGCCAGATGAACAACAGGAACTATAACTCCAACCGACCTCAACACACCTCAGCACAGGGTGGCACACAGGGTGGCAATCAGCTGTACAACAGAG gtCGGGCTGGCCCCCAGCTCAACAGACGGGGCAAGATGTCCACTGTGACTGGCCCCAGGCAGGGCCAGGGAGGCATCGCTTCAAACTTTCGCCATGCAGGCATTGGGCATGATCAGAGTCaggggcaaggaggaggaggaggtatagGTCAAGATACCTTACGGATCACAGTGGCTCAGACCAGTCTGCAGAATGTTAGAGGTCAACGTCCAGTGGACCAGAGCAGTCTGTCGAATGTCAGAGGTCAGCGTCCGAGTCATCAGGGAGTGAAGCAAATCACGTTTGATGAGAAACGTCGCATGGCCATGCAGGCATTGAGGGAAGCGAGGAAGACCATTGCTCAGCTTGATCAACAGGCTGCACGCCAGCAGGTTGTCAACAGTCGACGTGGCATTACGTCTCAACCATCAGGACAG GGCCCAGGCCAGTTGTATCAGAGCCAGGGAGATGGCCGCTACACCAGCTCCCTCCCTCTAGCCTTGGATTCCTCCCCGAGTTCCTCCTCTGACAGCGAGCTGCCAGGCCGACAGATCACTTCCTTCAATCTGCCCAGTGCCAGTGCTTGCCTGCCTGGACACAAAAG ATGGCAACAGAAGAGCTCAGAGAGAGACCACTTTGACAGCACTTTGACAATCAGCATTGACAACTCCGCCCCCTTCGTCAG TCACTCAGACTTTCCACCAGCCCCAGGGAGCCCCAGATGCCCATCTCCCCATCGCTCCCACAGTGCTCCCCACCATGGCCGACAGCTGTGGTCACAGGCATCTCCAGACAGGAGACGGCAGCATTCCCAGCAGCCCAGCAGTCGTCATAGTGACGACCATCACCAACAGTACCAGCATCCGAGCTTGGCCAACAGGCGACACAGCGACAGCCGTCCATCTCATTTCCTGGCCCCGCCCCAGGAAGATGGCGCAGAGAGGGACATTGAGGGTCTGGACATGAGAAGGGGCGCCACTCAGGGATTCTCACGACAGCTGGCT CAACTGAAGCCCACAGTGTCCATGAAGTACATGTTCCAGAAAAAATCCTTCAGCAGTGCCTCT actcCTGTCTCCTTGAACGATAGGTTCTCAGACCCAGCATCAGACGATCCAGCAGATCGAAAAGTTTTCATGTGA